From the Bacteroides sp. genome, the window GTAGTATTTTGGGTATTTTGGGTATTTCTCTAATTCAGAAAAGAGTTGAGAAGTGAGAAATCAGTAAGCAGAAAGCAGAAAATCCGCGATAATCCGCGCTGAACGCAGTTCATCCGTTTCATCCGCGTTCCATAGAAAATCAAGTAGGAAGTAATTAGTAAAAAGTAAGAAGCAACGGCCCCCATGCCCCATGCCCCATGCCATCATCCGCGTAATCAGTCTTCCTCAAAAAACAATTCCTCAATGGCCACTCCGAACACCTTTGCCAGGTCGAAGGCCAGTTTCAGCGAGGGGTTGTACTTGTTCTTCTCAAGAAAGACGATGGTTTCGCGCCTGACGTTGACTTTTTTGGCCAGCTCTTCCTGGGTCAGGTTTTCCCGGGCCCTGTATTCCCTGATCTTGTTATTCATTTCTGATCCCCCTGAAATGGACGATCAGCCAGGAAATGGCAAAACTGAGGGCCATACCCAGGATACCCGTCCCGAGCAATTCCTCCTG encodes:
- a CDS encoding helix-turn-helix transcriptional regulator; translated protein: MNNKIREYRARENLTQEELAKKVNVRRETIVFLEKNKYNPSLKLAFDLAKVFGVAIEELFFEED